The stretch of DNA CCCGCCCGGCCTCCTCGGGCCGCCCCGCTGAACCGTCCGGCGCGGCTGGACCGTCCGACGTGGCAGGGCCGCCCGGCCCGGCAAGACCGCCGGGCCCCGCCCCCGCCCCCGTCCCCGTCCCGACCGCCCCCGGAGCGAGCCAGTCCTTGTCCCGGCTTACCTTCACCCGCATTCGTACCGGCCTGGCCAGGGCGAACCCGGCCAGGGCGGTGCCGAGGCCTTCGTACGCCGCCCCCCGTACCCCGGTGAGTTCGCCGTAGCTCGCGGCGAGCCGTACCCGCGCACGCCGTCTGCCCACGGCCACCCGTGCGGCGGTCACCCCGGGCAGTTCGAGGGCCGCGTCCCGCAGCAGCAGTGCGGCGGCCGGCCGGTCGAGTACGGCCCGTACGCGCGGGGCGCGCGGGTCACGGGTCAGCGGCAGCCTGCCGCGCAGACCAGGCAGGACGGCCGCCGCCAGCATCCACAGGCCGATCGCGAGCAGGACCAGCGCCGCCGTGACGACCCGGCCATCGGTCACGCGGGCGTCGAGAAGCCACTCCCACAGAGCCGTACGCGCGGCGGCGGCGTCCTTGCCGAGGTCCACCGCCACCACGTCGTACAGCACCGCCCCGCACACGGCCGCGCCGACAAGGGCGACGGCGGCGGCAGGGGCGCGCCGCGCGGACCAGGGCCTGCCGGTTACGCGGCCCCGGCTCCCGCCTCCGCCCCCGGCGCGCGGGGACGTCCCGTCCCCCGACCCCGCAGGTTGTGGTGCGGCGCCCGCCCGCTCTCGCGCGGGCGGCGCCAGGGAGGTGACCTGGAGATCCGTACGCGGTACGGACAGCCCCGTCAGCCTGGCCGTGGTCGATGCGACGTGCGAGCGCAGCCGTTCCGTCCGGTCGGCGAGCGGTGAGGGGTAGCCGAGCCGGACATCGAGGGACAGACTCGCCCGGTCCCCGCGCCGCGTCACCGACACATGACGGGGCGCCTCGTCCCGGTCCATGACCTCGCGCGCCGCCTGCTCCGCGATCTTGCGCACCACACGGTCGGCGATGGTCGTGGCGCCGCGCTCGGAGGGGACGTGCTGGGCGGGGACGTACGGGGAGAGGGCGTTGTGCCGGGAGGAGGCGTGCGGGTAGGAGGTGTGCGGGGAGGAGGTGTGCGGAGGCCGGGGCGCGGCCCCCGCCGATGCCGCCCCCCGTTCCGACGGCCGTTCCCGCGGCCGGGCCCACGCCCGTTCCGACGGCCGTTCCCACGTCTGTCCCGACGTCTGTCCCGACGTCTGTTCCGATGTCTGTTCCTGTGGCTGCTTCTCCATCGGCCGTGCTACTCCACGCGGGATTCCGCGCCGGCACGGTCGTCGGTGTCCTCTTCGGGCAGCCGCACGTCGTTGACGGCCACATTGACCTCGACGACCTCAAGGCCCGTGGTGCGCTCGACGGCGGCGATGACGTTCTCCCGTACGTCGCGGGCGAGTTCGGTGATCTGTACGCCGTACTCGATGACCACGTCGATGTCGATGGCCGCCTGCCGCTCGCCCACCTCGACCTTCACGCCGCGGCCGACGTTCGACCTGCCTCCGCCCGGCACCCGTTCGCGTACGGCGCCGAGGGTGCGGGAGAAGCCGCCGCCCATGTCGTGGACGCCGGGGATCTCGCGGGCGGCCATCCCCGCGATCTTCACCACCACGACATCCGCGATGGTCGTTTTGCCGCGCGTGGCTGCGGGTTCCGCGGACCCGGTGGCGCCAGTACCGAGGGTGGTGGTGTGCTCAAGGGAACCCCGAGGGCCGGGGGCTTTGCCGGTACCTGTGCCGGCGGCGGTACTGGCGGTGACGGAAGTGGCGGGTGTCGACATGGACCTCTCCTCTGCTCGTCTGCTGTTCGTCCGAACGTCTGAGCGTCCGGCTCGTTGAACACGGCGGGCCGGGGCCCGTCGGCAGTTGGACACGGCGGGCGCCCCGGAGTCACGCGGGTGACGGGAAAAAATCGTCAGCCGTCAGCCGTCAGCCGTCAGCCGTCAGCCGTCAGCCGTCAGCCGTCAGCCGTCCCGAGTCGGTGGCGGCCCGTGCGTGACGATCGGCCGCCGGGCGGGTCCAAGTGCCCGGGGGTGACGCGGAACGTGGTGCGTGGAGAGGAGCGGTCGATTGCCCGGGGACGTGGACGGGGACGTGGGCGGGGCCCGTCCGTCATGGCGCGCGCGGCCCACGCGGGCGTACGACGGTGACGGGGCGCACGGGGCTAACGGCGCTGACGGGGCGTACAGCGACAACGGGGCCCTCGACGCCGACGAGGCGTACGACACCGACGGGGCGTACAGCGCTGACGACGCGCTGCTCGTGGTGCGGGCCAAGGAAGGGGACGAGGGCGCCTTCGAGACACTGGTACGCAGGCACGGCCCCGAACTGCTCCGGCTCGCGGTGCGCGTGGTCGGTGAGCGCGGGGCGGCGGAGGACGCGGTGCAGGAGGCGTTCGTGAGCGCGTGGCGGCGGTTGCCCGATTTCCGCGGGGACGCCGCTTTCCGCACGTGGATGCACCGGATCGTCACCAACCGCTGCCTCAACGCACTCCGTGCCCGGCGCCCCTTCACCGACCTGGACGCCGTCGCGGAGACGGCCGCACCGGCGCACGAGGGATCCCCCGCCCGCGCGGCCGAGGCGGAGGCCGCGCTGCGGGACCTCTCCGCCGCACTCGACCGGCTCTCCCCCGAACAACGAGCCTGCTGGGCGCTGCGGGAACTGCACGGCCTGTCGTACGAGGACATCGCGGAAGCGGTCGGGATCAGCCAGCAGGCGGTCCGCGGCCGGATCTTCCGTGCACGGCGCTCCCTGACGGAGGCGATGAGCGCATGGCGTTGAACCTGGGACCCGCGCCGAGCGAAGGCGAACCCGACGGCGAACCGGACGACAGCCTTCCGTGCGGCAGGAGACTGGAGGAGGTCTGGGCGGCGTACGACAGCGGTCACGTGGCGGACGACCCGCACCTGTCCGCCTGCCGGCACTGCGTGGCAGCCCTGGCGGAACTCCGCGGCCTCGAAGCGCTGGTCGGCCACGCCCGGCAGGCCGAGGACGCGCGGAGCCCGCAGGACACGGCGGGGCTCACCGCCCGCGTCATGGACGTCGTACGCCTCGAACTGCGCCCCGGCCGCACGCTGCCGCTCGGCCTGCCCGACGAACCGGGGCCGTTCGGCGCGGAGCACGAGGCCGGGGGACACCACGAGTACGACGGGCGCGGTCAGTACGGCGAGTACGACCGTCGCGGCGAGCACGACGGGCACGACGAGTGTGACGATGCCGACGAGTACGACGACGCCGACGACTGGATCGTGGAAGCTGCGGCGGCCAAGACCTTCAGGGCCGCCGTCGACGCGCTCCCCGGTGTCCGGGCGGGAAGCTGCCTGATCGCCCCGCTCGCCGCACCGCCACCGGGCGGCTCACGGACACCCGCACGGGGCCCCGTCGGAGTACGGCTCGAAGTGGCCGCCGACCCGCGGTGGAACCTGCGCGAACTGGCTGACCTGGCACGGGAACGGATCGCGGAGGCGGCGCGGGACCGGCTCGGCCTGGACGTGCGCACGGTGGATGTCACGATCGCCGACCTGCTCGGCCCGGCCGCCGTCGACCCGGCAACCGTTCCGGGCCCGTACGGCACGGGCGGCCCTGACGGAACGGAGGACGCCGGACGGACGGCCGGCCCCTCGCCGCGGAACGGATCCGCGGGTCCCGCCGGCACCGACACCAGGAGGAGCGAGAAATGACCAGACAGCAGACCCGCGTCCTGCTGGAGCAGGCCGCGGCCACCGTGGCCCGTACCGTACCCGGCGTCGCCTGCCTCCAGCCGGGCCTGGCCGACCTGCTGCGGAGCGGCGCGCGCCGCACGGCCCCCGGTGAGTCGACGTCAGGGGCGCGCGCCTCGTACCGGGCGGCCACCGGCGTCTGGCGGATCGAGCTGAGGATCACCGTCCTGGACGGCTACAGAGCCGTCGACGTGACGCGCGCGGTAAGGGCCGCGGTGACCGACATGACGGGCGGGAACGGGTCCGACCCGGGCGGCGAACCGAGGGTCGAGGTCACGGTGACGGTGACGGGCATCCTCTGAGGCCCTTGACCACCGGCGCCGAACCGTTCACTCCGTCTGCCGCCAATCGGTGGCGAGGTGGCGGCCCTGGTGGTCCCTGCGGGCGGGCCTGGCATGCCTGACGGTCCGGTCCTACTGCTTTCCGGTGCCGACCGGGTCCACGAAGACCTTGCCGTCGGCGCCGACGGGGAGACTGAGGTCGGTCGACAGGGCCTTGGAGTGGGTCTCGTTGGGCGGGGTGACCTCGATGGCGCTGACGTACACGCCGTCCTCGCCGTCCTGCTTCTCCGGGTAGTGGAGGGTGAAACGGGTCGACTCGCCGGGCTTGATGGCTACGGCCGGGGCGGCGAGGTCGCTGCGCTCGGCGCTGAGGGGCCCGGAGGCGTCCTGGGACCTGAGGTCGACGCCGGGAAAGCCCTTGAGCGAGCAGGCGTCTCCACCGGTGTTCTTGAAGCTGACTATGAGTGTGCCCTGCCCCATGCCGTGCGCGGTGCCGAAGTCGAGGTCGGCCGTCTTGCAGGTACCGGCGGTGATCTGTCCACCACCACTGCCCTCGGCGGACTGCGTGGTGACCGAGTCCTTGCCGGCGTTGGTGGCGTGGTGCTTGCCGGCGGAATCGGACGAGGAGGAGGACGAGGACGAGGAGGACCCGGAGTCGTTCGCGCCCGAGGCGGAGTTGTCGCCCCCCTGGCAAGCGGTGAGGGAGAGACCGGCGGTGAGGGCCAGGGCGGCGAGCGTGAGCTTCTTGGCGCGCATTGTTCGTTCCTTTGCGGTGGGGGCGCGATCGGTCCGGGCGACCGACGTCCGTGGTCGGTACCGTCCACCCGGCCCGAGTACGGGTTGCTGATCGAGTACGAGTCACTGATCGAGTACGGCTTACTGATCAAGAGGACCCACCCGGCCGCCGAACCGTTCCGCTCCACCGGCCCCTCATACATGCCTGTTACATCCGCCCACGGAAACCGATGGCACCACCACATCCCCCACACAGCCGGAGCCTCAGGGCCCCCTCGACCTCACACCGCCGCCCGGCCCGAGGAATGGGGTCCGAGGGGCAAGGGAAGCACCACGCCGGGCACGCGTCACCGCGGGCAGGACCATGGCTTGACGGTTCGCACCGCGAGGTCGGGCCCCCATGAGCCGCTGGGACAGTTCCGTAACGAGGTGGGCCTTGAAGATCATGGGTGATGTGGCTTAAGAGGTCCATGGCTGGTCCACCGCGAGGGCGGAGCCCAGGTCATCGGCGTGGGCCTCGGGAACGACCGCAGTTCAGGCTCTGACCGCTGCGGGAGCCGACCACGTCATTGCCGATCCGAAACGGACCGTCCTTGCTGATCCGCCGTACGCGGAAAGGGTTCTGACGTTGATTCACACGAAAGTCCAGGATTTCCTCGCCGAGTAACGGGCGGACCCGTACCCGCCGAATTTCCGGGCCAGCGCGGCCTCTGGAACAGCGTGGTTCCCGCATGCGAAAGGGCGAGGCCCCAAGACCCCGCCCTTGCCGGTAAAACCCCAGCTCACGGCCACACCAAGCAATAAGGCTGATGCCCCGCCTCATGCAGCCGATGCGAGAAGTCCTGCCATTCGTGCAGCAACTGGTAGACGTTGTACGCGTCGCGGGGACCGCCCCTGTCCGGGACCGTGGACCAGATGAAAGCGGCGGCGCCGACCGATTCCTCGCCCACGCCGCGCAGCGGGTCGACCACGGTCATCGGGAGTTTCACCACCGCGTAGTCCGGGTGCAGGACGACGAGTTCCAGCGGGGGGACCTTGTACAGGGGTACGCCTTCGATGCCGGTGAGGACCATCGCGGCCACCGTCTCCGGCTTTATCTTCGTGAACATTCCGCCGGTGCCGAGCTCGTCGCCGCCCAGCTCCTCCGGGCGCATGGAGATCGGCACGCGTGCGGCCGTGGCTCCGTCAGGGGCCCCGAAGTATTTGTAGGTCACCCCCACTCGGCCACTCCTGCTTCCCGCCCGAGCCCGAGCCGTCTCGCCCTGAGCCATGTCGGCCTGGGCCGTATCGGCCCGTGCCGCCTCGCTCTGTGCTTTCGCCGCCTCGGCCTCGCGCCGGTGCCTTCCCCGCCGGGCACGCCGGGGACCCAGGTCATCGGTCCCCTCGCCCGGTCCGCCACCGCGATGCATATCTCCACCCGACTGCTTTTCTGGGCCCACGACCCCCGCCGCGCAACCCGATCATCGTGACAGTGACCTCCCCCACGGCCGTCCGCCGAAACGTGCGGTGAAACACCAGTCCGCAAGTTGTGCGACGGCTCTGACACCATGGCTCGTGTGAGCTATCAGTACGCAAGCCCAGTTTCGCAGACGCTCTTCGACCGTGCGGCCCGTGTGACGCCCGGCGGCGTGAACTCCCCCGTACGCGCGTTCCGCGCGGTGGGCGGTACGCCCCGGTTCATGGTGTCAGGTAACGGTCCGTACCTGACCGACGCCGACGGCCGTGAATACGTCGACCTCGTGTGCTCCTGGGGGCCCATGATCCTCGGCCACTCGCGTCCCGAGGTCATCGCGGCCGTTCAGGAGGCCGTCGCGCGCGGCACCTCGTTCGGTACGCCGGGGGAGGGCGAGGTCGAACTCGCCGAGGAAATCGTCGGGCGCGTCGCCCCCGTCGAGCAGGTGCGGCTGGTCTCCTCGGGCACCGAGGCGACCATGTCCGCCATCCGCCTCGCCCGCGGGTTCACCGGCCGCCCGAAGATCATCAAGTTCGCCGGCTGCTACCACGGTCACGTCGACGCGCTGCTCGCGGCGGCCGGGTCGGGGGTCGCCACCCTCGGCCTGCCCGACACGCCCGGAGTGACCGGCGCCCAGGCCGGCGACACGATCGTGCTGCCGTACAACGATCTCGACTCGGTGCGCGCCGCCTTCGCC from Streptomyces tsukubensis encodes:
- a CDS encoding Asp23/Gls24 family envelope stress response protein — its product is MSTPATSVTASTAAGTGTGKAPGPRGSLEHTTTLGTGATGSAEPAATRGKTTIADVVVVKIAGMAAREIPGVHDMGGGFSRTLGAVRERVPGGGRSNVGRGVKVEVGERQAAIDIDVVIEYGVQITELARDVRENVIAAVERTTGLEVVEVNVAVNDVRLPEEDTDDRAGAESRVE
- a CDS encoding Asp23/Gls24 family envelope stress response protein — protein: MTRQQTRVLLEQAAATVARTVPGVACLQPGLADLLRSGARRTAPGESTSGARASYRAATGVWRIELRITVLDGYRAVDVTRAVRAAVTDMTGGNGSDPGGEPRVEVTVTVTGIL
- a CDS encoding RNA polymerase sigma factor, giving the protein MLVVRAKEGDEGAFETLVRRHGPELLRLAVRVVGERGAAEDAVQEAFVSAWRRLPDFRGDAAFRTWMHRIVTNRCLNALRARRPFTDLDAVAETAAPAHEGSPARAAEAEAALRDLSAALDRLSPEQRACWALRELHGLSYEDIAEAVGISQQAVRGRIFRARRSLTEAMSAWR
- a CDS encoding DUF4232 domain-containing protein translates to MRAKKLTLAALALTAGLSLTACQGGDNSASGANDSGSSSSSSSSSSDSAGKHHATNAGKDSVTTQSAEGSGGGQITAGTCKTADLDFGTAHGMGQGTLIVSFKNTGGDACSLKGFPGVDLRSQDASGPLSAERSDLAAPAVAIKPGESTRFTLHYPEKQDGEDGVYVSAIEVTPPNETHSKALSTDLSLPVGADGKVFVDPVGTGKQ
- a CDS encoding DUF6286 domain-containing Asp23/Gls24 family envelope stress response protein, yielding MEKQPQEQTSEQTSGQTSGQTWERPSERAWARPRERPSERGAASAGAAPRPPHTSSPHTSYPHASSRHNALSPYVPAQHVPSERGATTIADRVVRKIAEQAAREVMDRDEAPRHVSVTRRGDRASLSLDVRLGYPSPLADRTERLRSHVASTTARLTGLSVPRTDLQVTSLAPPARERAGAAPQPAGSGDGTSPRAGGGGGSRGRVTGRPWSARRAPAAAVALVGAAVCGAVLYDVVAVDLGKDAAAARTALWEWLLDARVTDGRVVTAALVLLAIGLWMLAAAVLPGLRGRLPLTRDPRAPRVRAVLDRPAAALLLRDAALELPGVTAARVAVGRRRARVRLAASYGELTGVRGAAYEGLGTALAGFALARPVRMRVKVSRDKDWLAPGAVGTGTGAGAGPGGLAGPGGPATSDGPAAPDGSAGRPEEAGRVEEPEPSGSPGGTDRPVAAKKPERPERPERPGGTDEPGTAKEPEPAGPPEPPGSPERPALPESVGPTDEPRRPEGTTEERSTP